Proteins from a genomic interval of Arthrobacter sp. CAN_C5:
- a CDS encoding MDR family MFS transporter, whose protein sequence is MPHSAPPATETQSAERPDDIDNAKRNRLVISLLLVSAFVVILNETIMSVALQTLTVDLGITVSAGQWLTTAFMLTMAVVIPVTGFLLQRFHTRPVFMAAMSLFSLGTLVSALAPGFEVLLVGRIIQASGTAIMMPLLMTTVMTLVPPASRGRTMGNIAIVISVAPAIGPTVSGLILSVLDWRWLFWLVLPIAVGALVLGATRIQNVTTPRRLPIDVLSVILSALAFGGIIYGLSQFGEAAEGGGPVPPWLPLVVGGVALVLFILRQRSLQRADRALLDLRTFKSRTFTISILVISVSMMALFGTIILLPLYVQNVLGLSPVVAGMLLFPGGLTMGLLGPIVGRIYDRRGPRVLVVPGAILVSLVFWGLTMLSETTPFLMVMVAHVFLSIGLALMFTPLLTSALGSVRPQLYSHGSAIVGTVQQLAGAAGTALFISVLTIQATALLDDGASEVAAEAGGIQAAFFCGAIVFMFAVVAAFFIRKPEDTPVDAAEAPVDGAGVPAVH, encoded by the coding sequence GTGCCCCATAGTGCCCCGCCCGCCACTGAGACCCAGTCGGCCGAGCGTCCGGACGACATCGACAACGCCAAACGCAACCGGCTGGTGATCTCGCTGCTGCTGGTGTCGGCTTTTGTGGTGATCCTGAACGAGACGATCATGAGCGTTGCGCTGCAGACACTCACGGTTGACCTGGGCATCACCGTCAGCGCCGGGCAGTGGCTCACCACGGCCTTCATGCTCACCATGGCAGTGGTCATCCCGGTCACCGGGTTCCTGCTGCAACGGTTCCATACCCGTCCCGTATTCATGGCCGCCATGTCCCTGTTCAGCCTCGGCACCCTGGTCTCGGCGCTCGCCCCAGGGTTTGAGGTGCTCCTGGTCGGCAGGATCATCCAGGCCAGCGGCACCGCCATCATGATGCCGCTCCTGATGACCACCGTGATGACGCTCGTCCCCCCGGCCTCCCGCGGCCGTACCATGGGCAATATCGCCATCGTGATCTCCGTGGCGCCGGCCATCGGCCCCACCGTGTCCGGCCTGATCCTCAGCGTGCTGGACTGGCGCTGGCTGTTCTGGCTGGTCCTCCCCATCGCCGTCGGCGCACTGGTCCTCGGTGCCACCCGCATCCAGAACGTCACCACGCCACGCCGCCTGCCCATTGACGTCCTCTCGGTCATCCTCTCGGCGCTTGCCTTCGGTGGGATCATCTACGGTCTCAGCCAGTTCGGCGAGGCTGCCGAAGGCGGGGGACCGGTGCCACCCTGGCTGCCACTCGTCGTCGGCGGTGTGGCCCTGGTGCTGTTCATCCTCCGGCAGCGCAGCCTGCAGCGCGCCGACCGTGCCCTGCTGGACCTGCGGACCTTCAAGTCCCGCACCTTCACCATCTCCATCCTGGTCATTTCGGTGTCCATGATGGCGCTTTTCGGAACCATCATCCTGCTGCCCCTCTACGTCCAGAACGTGCTCGGGCTCTCCCCAGTGGTAGCGGGTATGCTGCTGTTCCCGGGCGGCCTGACCATGGGACTGCTCGGCCCGATAGTCGGCCGCATCTATGACAGGCGCGGCCCCCGGGTCCTCGTGGTGCCGGGCGCGATCCTTGTCAGCCTGGTTTTCTGGGGTCTGACGATGCTCAGCGAAACCACCCCCTTCCTCATGGTGATGGTGGCCCACGTCTTCCTCAGCATCGGCCTCGCCCTGATGTTCACCCCGCTGCTGACCTCGGCTCTCGGGTCCGTCCGCCCGCAGCTCTACTCACACGGCAGTGCCATCGTGGGCACCGTCCAGCAGCTTGCGGGTGCTGCAGGCACCGCCCTGTTCATCTCGGTCCTGACCATCCAGGCCACCGCACTGCTCGACGACGGCGCCTCCGAGGTGGCCGCCGAAGCCGGTGGCATCCAGGCCGCGTTCTTCTGCGGCGCGATCGTCTTCATGTTCGCCGTCGTAGCGGCCTTCTTCATCCGGAAGCCCGAAGACACGCCGGTCGACGCCGCAGAGGCTCCAGTCGACGGCGCCGGAGTACCAGCCGTTCACTAA
- a CDS encoding YoaK family protein has protein sequence MKRQPVPTDRLHLWLMLTLTFSTGVVDAVGFLGLDQVFTGNMTGNVVLLGMAIAGGSDLPVLRPALALLFFMVGAVIGGRVLRKAPEGWSGRTSLTFLTVTVLIGGLALFTALIDVTDDHLLGSITTSTLALAMGVQAATAKRLKVAEITTVVVTSTITGLASDSRLAGGKSPFWARRALAIALILVGALVGAAALHIDLWVGIALSAVLSAVVTLIGQLRHRKDKRAAAAAVESGLKSVTAS, from the coding sequence CCTTACCTTTTCCACCGGCGTCGTGGATGCCGTCGGTTTCCTGGGCCTGGACCAGGTCTTCACCGGAAACATGACCGGAAACGTCGTGCTGCTGGGCATGGCTATTGCCGGGGGCAGCGACCTGCCGGTACTGAGACCTGCCCTGGCGTTGCTCTTCTTCATGGTCGGCGCCGTCATTGGCGGGCGGGTGTTGCGGAAGGCACCCGAGGGGTGGAGCGGACGCACCTCGTTGACCTTTCTCACGGTGACCGTGCTCATCGGCGGTTTGGCTCTCTTCACCGCCCTCATCGATGTCACCGACGATCATCTGCTGGGCAGCATCACCACCAGCACGCTCGCCCTGGCCATGGGTGTTCAGGCCGCCACGGCAAAACGCCTCAAGGTCGCCGAGATCACCACCGTCGTCGTGACCTCCACGATCACCGGGCTGGCCTCGGACTCACGCCTCGCCGGAGGGAAGAGTCCCTTCTGGGCACGCCGGGCACTCGCCATCGCACTGATTCTGGTCGGCGCCCTCGTGGGAGCGGCCGCACTGCACATCGACCTCTGGGTCGGGATTGCACTCTCGGCCGTCCTGTCGGCAGTGGTGACGCTGATCGGCCAGCTCCGGCACCGCAAGGACAAGCGGGCAGCAGCGGCAGCGGTCGAATCCGGGCTGAAGTCGGTGACCGCCAGCTAG
- a CDS encoding D-2-hydroxyacid dehydrogenase yields MTSSNLTSSTPSSSTPADRRPIVAVLVGDRPVIGLERVAALADIRETDAAGLPAAIDGADVLYLWDFFSGALEPAWQHAGSLQWLHVAAAGVDKLLFPGLVNSPVTVTNAHGVFDRPMAEYVLGAMLFAAKGFGQTRDFQRQLVWGRRTTRNIAGSRVLVVGTGSIGRCTARLLTAAGARVDGAGRNARTNDPDFGTVHASSDLAALAGGYDYLVLVAPLTPQTNGMVSAAVLDAMASTSVLINVGRGKLVDEAALVRVLDNGGIAGAVLDTFAVEPLPPSSPLWGMDQVLISPHMASDADSWLDDLALQFERNFLTWHAGKALPHPVDKMLGYVPTSSGDSRQ; encoded by the coding sequence ATGACCTCGTCCAACCTCACCAGTTCTACCCCTTCCAGTTCCACCCCCGCCGACCGCAGGCCCATCGTCGCAGTCCTGGTGGGGGACCGGCCCGTGATCGGACTGGAGCGCGTCGCAGCTCTCGCGGACATCCGCGAGACGGACGCGGCCGGCCTGCCGGCAGCCATCGACGGGGCCGACGTGCTCTACCTCTGGGATTTCTTCTCGGGCGCACTGGAACCGGCCTGGCAACACGCAGGTTCCCTGCAGTGGCTCCACGTGGCGGCGGCCGGCGTCGACAAACTGCTGTTCCCGGGACTGGTCAACTCGCCGGTCACCGTGACCAATGCGCACGGCGTGTTTGATCGCCCCATGGCCGAGTACGTACTCGGCGCCATGCTCTTCGCCGCCAAAGGCTTCGGTCAGACCCGGGACTTTCAGCGCCAGTTGGTCTGGGGTCGACGCACCACCCGGAACATCGCCGGTTCCCGGGTCCTCGTGGTGGGCACCGGCAGCATCGGGCGGTGCACCGCACGGCTCCTGACGGCGGCCGGAGCCAGGGTCGACGGCGCCGGCCGGAACGCCCGCACGAACGACCCCGACTTCGGTACAGTCCATGCCAGCTCCGACCTGGCGGCCCTGGCCGGCGGCTACGACTATCTGGTCCTGGTGGCACCGCTGACCCCACAGACCAACGGAATGGTCAGCGCCGCGGTGCTTGACGCCATGGCTTCCACCTCGGTCCTGATCAACGTGGGGAGGGGAAAGCTGGTGGATGAGGCGGCATTGGTGCGCGTGCTCGACAACGGTGGCATCGCCGGGGCAGTGCTGGACACCTTCGCCGTCGAGCCGCTACCGCCCTCCAGCCCGCTCTGGGGGATGGACCAGGTGCTCATCTCACCCCACATGGCCAGCGACGCCGACTCCTGGCTGGACGATCTGGCGCTTCAGTTCGAACGCAACTTCCTCACCTGGCATGCCGGGAAGGCGCTGCCCCATCCGGTGGACAAGATGCTCGGGTACGTGCCGACGTCGTCCGGGGACAGCCGTCAATAG
- a CDS encoding alpha/beta fold hydrolase, producing the protein MFEAFTEFATTIDGVEIAGRISRPTADPKPALLLLHGHPESHLMWHKIADRLAEKYTVVMPDLRGYGSSGLPASDPQHLTYSKRTMARDQALLMQHFGAERGFEQFAVCAHDRGARVAHRLVADYPDRVTAAILLDIAPTLDMYESTDRAFAEAYFHWFFLIQPEPLPESLIEANPRAYIENLMGSRYAGLAPFPAEVLDRYVGALSRPGAVHAMCEDYRASSTIDLEHDRHDRNHGLLIDTPLRVLWGEHGVVGKQFDPLALWRAVAPTATGRALDAGHYLPEEAPEDVLQEILAFL; encoded by the coding sequence ATGTTTGAGGCTTTTACGGAATTCGCGACGACGATTGACGGCGTCGAGATCGCAGGCCGGATCTCCCGTCCGACCGCCGATCCGAAGCCGGCTCTCCTGTTGCTGCATGGGCACCCGGAGTCCCACCTGATGTGGCACAAGATCGCCGACCGGCTCGCGGAAAAGTACACGGTGGTGATGCCGGACCTGCGGGGTTATGGCTCGTCGGGTCTGCCGGCCAGCGACCCGCAGCACCTCACCTACAGCAAGCGCACCATGGCCCGGGATCAGGCGCTGCTGATGCAACACTTCGGTGCTGAGCGCGGCTTCGAACAGTTCGCGGTCTGCGCCCACGACCGGGGCGCCCGCGTGGCCCACCGGCTGGTCGCCGATTACCCGGACCGGGTGACCGCCGCGATCCTTTTGGACATCGCCCCGACCCTTGACATGTATGAATCCACAGACCGGGCGTTCGCCGAGGCCTACTTCCACTGGTTCTTCCTGATCCAGCCGGAGCCGTTGCCCGAGTCGCTGATCGAAGCCAACCCGAGGGCCTACATCGAGAATCTGATGGGCAGCCGGTACGCCGGGCTCGCCCCGTTCCCGGCAGAGGTCCTGGACCGGTATGTTGGCGCCCTGTCCAGGCCCGGTGCGGTGCACGCCATGTGTGAGGACTACCGGGCGTCGTCGACCATCGACCTGGAGCACGACCGCCACGACCGGAACCACGGTCTCCTGATCGACACCCCGCTGCGGGTCCTGTGGGGCGAGCACGGAGTCGTCGGCAAGCAGTTCGACCCGCTGGCCCTCTGGCGGGCGGTGGCCCCAACTGCCACCGGCCGCGCGCTCGATGCCGGACACTACCTCCCCGAGGAGGCGCCCGAGGACGTCCTGCAGGAGATCCTCGCCTTTCTCTGA
- a CDS encoding ROK family protein, with translation MASSGEVAVARAVLIHGPLSRAALTARLDLSAASLTRLAKPLLDSGVLVEVNDVADGSVGRPSRPLDIAPHKGRFVGVKLTGTHLYAVSTGIRAEPMAWIDHPLTDRSPGGVIDDIARSINNLEIEDLTGVGVSLGGFVRHGVVEHAPFLEWHGVHLAELLSERVGAPVTVENDVVALAEAERWFGIGRDLPGFAIVTIGAGVGYGLVVGGQAVRTVDAGAGTGGHIPLAAGGPVCPDGHRGCAQAVLTSGAIAGQVSAALQRPVSYDEVLRLASAGEPSAQTVVNAAGDALGRFIALAANLTLQSSVVLAGEGIGIYDLVAHRVTNAVHAERGPNAEPVHIHVDRSGFRAWARGAAAVSIQTAIHRLPA, from the coding sequence ATGGCGAGCAGTGGAGAAGTGGCAGTCGCACGTGCGGTGCTGATTCACGGACCCTTGTCCCGGGCAGCGCTGACGGCACGGCTCGACCTGTCGGCCGCCAGCCTGACCCGTCTGGCGAAACCCTTGCTGGATAGCGGGGTACTCGTGGAGGTCAACGACGTCGCCGACGGTTCAGTGGGACGCCCATCGCGGCCACTCGACATCGCCCCCCATAAAGGCCGATTCGTCGGGGTGAAGCTCACGGGAACCCACCTTTACGCCGTATCGACCGGAATTCGGGCGGAACCGATGGCATGGATTGATCACCCGCTAACGGACCGCAGCCCGGGGGGCGTCATCGACGACATAGCCCGCAGCATCAACAATCTGGAGATCGAGGACCTCACCGGCGTCGGCGTCAGCCTGGGCGGCTTTGTTCGGCACGGGGTCGTGGAGCACGCACCCTTTCTGGAGTGGCACGGCGTCCACCTCGCGGAGCTGCTGTCGGAACGCGTGGGCGCACCAGTCACCGTCGAAAACGACGTCGTCGCCCTCGCCGAAGCAGAGCGCTGGTTCGGCATAGGCCGCGACCTTCCGGGATTCGCGATCGTCACGATCGGAGCGGGTGTCGGCTACGGCCTGGTGGTGGGCGGCCAGGCTGTGCGTACCGTCGACGCCGGAGCGGGCACCGGCGGTCACATCCCGCTCGCAGCGGGCGGACCCGTGTGCCCAGATGGCCATCGGGGCTGCGCACAGGCCGTGCTCACATCCGGAGCGATCGCAGGGCAGGTTTCGGCTGCACTCCAGAGGCCCGTCAGCTACGACGAAGTCCTCCGGTTGGCATCCGCCGGTGAGCCTTCAGCACAGACCGTGGTCAACGCGGCGGGCGATGCCCTCGGCAGATTCATCGCCCTTGCGGCCAATCTCACCCTTCAATCCTCGGTGGTGCTGGCCGGTGAGGGAATCGGAATTTACGACCTCGTTGCCCACCGCGTCACCAATGCTGTCCACGCTGAGCGGGGGCCCAACGCCGAACCGGTACACATTCACGTGGACCGCTCCGGTTTCCGCGCGTGGGCGCGGGGAGCGGCCGCTGTCTCGATCCAAACGGCAATCCACCGGCTTCCCGCCTAG
- a CDS encoding SDR family oxidoreductase, whose amino-acid sequence MSEDRAIPGGVLIAGCGDLGTEAGLRFAAAGHRVTGWRRSADKLPAHFDGVAVDLTGELPTIPLDTNIVVMATAADGRTEDAYRAAYLEATGNLLDALDRDGIDARILLVSSTAVYGGDDGEWIDESHPVAPATPTATILASTEELLRARRPDAIILRLSGIYGPGRTRLIDQLTAGTAVVPQEIQWTNRIHRDDAAAAIVHLTTQVSNPGTEYIGVDNEPVDQGEVVEFLAAQLGLPTPPVGPSSSARTGGTKRGTGKRLSNAALLATGFGFTYPTFREGYLAVINGDGVRHP is encoded by the coding sequence GTGAGCGAGGACAGGGCGATCCCGGGCGGAGTACTGATTGCCGGTTGCGGTGATCTGGGGACCGAAGCCGGGCTGAGATTCGCGGCGGCCGGACACCGGGTGACCGGGTGGCGGAGGTCGGCGGACAAGCTACCGGCACACTTCGACGGGGTCGCCGTGGATCTCACCGGCGAGTTGCCGACCATCCCGCTGGACACGAACATTGTGGTGATGGCTACCGCAGCCGACGGCCGCACCGAGGACGCCTACCGTGCCGCCTATCTGGAGGCCACCGGCAATCTCCTCGACGCCCTGGACCGGGACGGCATCGACGCACGCATACTCCTGGTGTCCTCCACCGCCGTGTACGGGGGCGACGACGGCGAGTGGATCGACGAATCCCACCCCGTGGCTCCGGCCACCCCAACGGCGACCATCCTGGCCAGCACCGAGGAGCTCCTGCGAGCCCGCCGCCCGGACGCCATTATCCTGCGGCTGTCGGGGATCTACGGGCCCGGGCGTACCCGGCTGATCGACCAGCTGACGGCGGGAACCGCCGTCGTCCCGCAGGAGATCCAGTGGACCAACCGGATCCACCGCGATGACGCGGCCGCGGCCATTGTGCACCTGACCACGCAGGTCAGCAACCCCGGGACCGAGTACATCGGGGTCGACAATGAACCCGTTGACCAGGGTGAGGTGGTCGAGTTCCTCGCCGCGCAGTTGGGTCTACCGACCCCGCCGGTGGGACCGTCGTCGTCGGCCAGGACCGGCGGAACGAAGCGGGGAACCGGGAAGCGCCTCAGCAACGCGGCGCTGCTGGCCACGGGGTTCGGGTTTACCTATCCGACGTTCCGCGAGGGGTACCTGGCCGTCATCAATGGTGACGGGGTCAGGCACCCCTAG